A stretch of Fundicoccus culcitae DNA encodes these proteins:
- the brnQ gene encoding branched-chain amino acid transport system II carrier protein, which produces MNEKLTIKNRLVVASLIFGLLFGAGNLIFPISLGQVAGGHYTPSMLGFNITAVGLPLLGIVALGLSESESVIDMAKHVSIPYAYFFTIALYLTIGPLFATPRTATVSFEVGIATALPAEYVQIALLIYSSLFFLAVLYFALRPSGLLDWVGIYLNPTFLVLLAVIVVRAFTSGFPLITEDSSQFVSSTEAFSVGFLEGYNTMDVLASLAFGILAIQSIKQFGVRSSGKVAHELVVSGVISLVAMGFVYACLELLGTQSLNFTEVSPNGGVALSIITQHYFGLFGQVILAAVMIVACLKTAIGLVVALAEAFSELMPGFLSKKSWTITATLVSFLVANIGLERIISYSIPVLMLLYPLAITLILLHLVKPLDGKRRVFQSVTAFTFVAGVFDMAKVLPAELSQFLPVESLVGFAERVLPFYAYGFGWVMPAVVGLVVGLVLERVLGE; this is translated from the coding sequence ATGAATGAGAAATTAACGATAAAAAATAGATTAGTGGTAGCATCTTTGATTTTTGGCTTGTTGTTTGGGGCGGGGAATTTGATTTTCCCGATTTCGCTGGGGCAGGTGGCAGGTGGGCATTACACGCCGTCCATGTTGGGGTTTAATATTACGGCGGTGGGATTGCCTTTGTTGGGGATTGTGGCTTTGGGTTTATCGGAGAGTGAATCAGTTATTGATATGGCTAAGCATGTGTCAATACCTTATGCATACTTTTTTACGATTGCGCTCTACTTAACGATTGGGCCATTGTTTGCGACGCCGCGGACGGCGACGGTGTCGTTTGAAGTGGGGATTGCGACGGCTTTGCCTGCGGAATATGTACAAATTGCTTTGTTGATTTATAGCTCTCTTTTCTTTTTAGCAGTTTTGTACTTTGCTTTAAGGCCAAGCGGCTTGTTGGATTGGGTGGGGATTTATTTAAATCCGACCTTTTTGGTGTTGTTGGCTGTGATTGTGGTACGGGCTTTTACGTCGGGGTTTCCGTTGATTACGGAGGATTCGTCGCAGTTTGTGTCGTCGACTGAGGCTTTTTCGGTTGGTTTTCTTGAGGGTTATAACACTATGGATGTGTTGGCTAGTTTAGCTTTTGGGATATTAGCGATTCAGTCGATTAAGCAATTTGGGGTTAGGTCATCTGGGAAAGTGGCTCATGAATTGGTCGTGAGTGGCGTCATAAGTTTGGTTGCGATGGGGTTTGTTTATGCTTGTTTGGAGTTGTTAGGGACACAAAGTTTGAATTTTACTGAGGTTTCGCCTAATGGTGGCGTTGCTTTGTCGATAATTACGCAACATTATTTTGGATTATTTGGCCAAGTGATTTTAGCAGCGGTTATGATTGTGGCTTGTTTGAAAACGGCGATTGGTTTAGTGGTGGCTTTAGCTGAAGCTTTTTCTGAGTTGATGCCTGGGTTTTTGTCCAAAAAGAGTTGGACAATTACGGCTACTTTGGTTTCTTTTTTAGTGGCTAACATTGGTTTGGAGCGTATTATTTCTTATTCGATTCCAGTATTGATGTTGTTGTATCCGTTGGCGATTACGTTGATTCTTTTGCATTTAGTTAAGCCTTTGGATGGAAAGCGTCGGGTGTTCCAGTCAGTGACTGCATTTACTTTTGTGGCTGGGGTATTCGATATGGCGAAGGTGTTGCCTGCGGAGTTGAGCCAATTTTTACCTGTGGAGAGTTTAGTTGGCTTTGCTGAGCGTGTGTTGCCGTTTTATGCGTATGGTTTCGGATGGGTTATGCCAGCTGTGGTTGGGTTGGTTGTTGGGTTGGTGTTAGAGAGGGTTTTGGGTGAGTGA
- a CDS encoding DUF438 domain-containing protein, whose translation MSEPSNKRERIDIIEDMLLKLHDGASPESIQDEFNEHFTGVSAIEISMMEHQLINSKDNDLTFEDVLKLCNVHANLFKNSVIEGDSPEADKEGHPVRVFKDENAALRSALLRIHNLHEAYAELPKEEIEDGMIRGLRHQYDLLGQYEHHYDRKEKLFFPVMEKYGHDAPPKVMWAKDDEIRDLFKKAYKTMLKFPEVDYREITETFAAFEYEFNEMIFKEETILINILLDALSMDDWHQIAQESDAYGYAIIAPTAVWDPPVVETEEVRPQPTPTITSATTLETQRIAVDGGVFTISYEAGGARQRLVDPNSFDRNHEIQIGDGYLTINQMAMLLDYLPLEITVVDANDIVQYSNFNADWDGTYYMRDFNTLSRSTETIYEAEVFTWVKGFKSGTREKQSMKHGHFELTLIPLVDPSNIYLGYIELAHNLAPYAGLGSTVKRGLTDFADFEGVPIKAVAVVAAASSSVSLQTQKLAFDSGDLLLTWESHESADALDWNQPIAFRNGHLSLSQVTTIFNAVPLEITFVDGDEVFQYYNNIVDYGDMIFVRTPAQVKRNMELCHPPYLWPMVQGLVQSFRDKKRYYETMWFPRGDGKLVYTLYQAMYDTDGGFRGMLETVLDIKPFLEK comes from the coding sequence ATGTCAGAACCATCCAACAAAAGAGAACGCATTGATATTATTGAAGACATGTTGCTAAAGCTGCATGACGGAGCAAGTCCGGAATCCATCCAGGACGAGTTTAATGAACACTTCACTGGCGTTAGCGCCATTGAAATTTCGATGATGGAGCATCAATTGATTAACAGCAAAGATAATGACCTTACTTTTGAGGATGTCTTGAAGTTATGTAATGTTCACGCAAATTTATTCAAAAATTCAGTGATTGAAGGCGATTCGCCTGAAGCGGACAAAGAAGGACACCCTGTGCGGGTCTTCAAAGACGAGAACGCTGCGCTGCGTTCCGCCCTTCTTCGGATACACAACTTGCACGAAGCATATGCTGAATTACCTAAAGAAGAGATTGAAGACGGTATGATTCGTGGATTACGCCATCAATATGATTTACTGGGCCAATACGAGCACCATTATGACCGCAAGGAGAAACTTTTCTTCCCGGTCATGGAAAAATATGGTCATGACGCCCCGCCAAAAGTGATGTGGGCCAAAGATGATGAAATTAGAGATTTGTTTAAAAAGGCATATAAGACGATGTTGAAATTCCCTGAAGTGGACTATCGGGAAATCACCGAAACATTCGCTGCTTTTGAGTATGAATTTAACGAAATGATTTTCAAGGAAGAAACCATCTTGATTAACATTTTACTGGACGCCTTGTCTATGGACGACTGGCACCAAATCGCCCAAGAAAGCGATGCGTATGGTTATGCGATTATTGCTCCTACTGCAGTTTGGGATCCGCCTGTTGTTGAGACTGAGGAGGTTCGTCCGCAACCCACCCCAACAATAACCTCTGCAACAACCCTTGAAACCCAACGGATTGCTGTCGATGGCGGTGTGTTCACGATTTCGTATGAAGCTGGTGGGGCTCGTCAACGGTTAGTTGATCCTAACAGCTTCGATCGTAATCATGAAATCCAAATCGGCGATGGCTATTTAACCATTAACCAAATGGCAATGTTGTTGGATTATTTACCGCTGGAAATTACGGTGGTGGATGCCAACGACATTGTCCAATACAGCAATTTCAACGCCGACTGGGATGGCACCTACTACATGCGCGACTTTAATACGCTGAGTCGCTCAACGGAAACAATTTATGAGGCAGAGGTATTTACTTGGGTTAAGGGTTTTAAGAGTGGGACTCGTGAAAAGCAGTCTATGAAGCACGGTCATTTTGAGCTGACGCTGATTCCGCTGGTAGACCCTTCAAATATATACCTCGGATATATCGAATTGGCGCATAATTTAGCGCCTTATGCGGGACTGGGTTCGACGGTGAAGCGTGGCTTGACGGATTTCGCCGATTTTGAAGGCGTTCCGATTAAAGCAGTGGCTGTTGTGGCGGCGGCTAGTAGTTCGGTTAGTTTGCAGACGCAAAAGTTGGCTTTTGATAGTGGGGACTTGTTGTTGACTTGGGAAAGTCATGAGTCGGCTGATGCCTTGGATTGGAATCAACCGATTGCGTTTAGAAATGGTCACTTGAGTTTATCGCAAGTGACGACGATTTTTAATGCGGTGCCCCTTGAGATCACGTTTGTGGATGGCGACGAGGTGTTTCAGTATTACAATAATATCGTGGATTATGGTGACATGATTTTTGTGCGGACACCTGCGCAAGTCAAGCGCAACATGGAATTGTGCCACCCGCCGTATTTGTGGCCGATGGTGCAAGGTTTAGTGCAGAGTTTCCGCGATAAGAAGCGCTATTACGAAACCATGTGGTTCCCACGCGGCGACGGCAAGTTGGTGTACACGTTATACCAAGCCATGTATGACACTGACGGCGGCTTCCGTGGCATGCTAGAAACGGTGTTGGATATCAAGCCGTTTTTGGAAAAATGA
- a CDS encoding LysM peptidoglycan-binding domain-containing protein, with protein MKKKMHKSKGRWVVVAGTLAFLYLQSPLAEAEETIVDQDEASLMMTGEETVFELVEEMIEDVLDVAADDEEIAEVESDGDIIVEEVEIVVEEAAESIHVEEVPTTVSMQTLTTKNSAQIHTVKSGEYLYLIGQRYGVEVQQIKDWNQLTSNYIYSGDRLYVSQPDSHPSQPPIAIEPQYYVVKTGDTLWRIASQNAITVSQVKSWNQLKTDVIFAGDRFVVSNPWENPTEPEVPAEPAEPELPEVPEVPEPPQEPEKPEEPEQPTEPEAPKEETPQPPTYYTVKSGDYLWKIATQYGITVDQLKSWNNLTSNYIYSGDRLVVTNPVIVQPPKEKEPPTPTPPQPQAKYHTVKSGEYLWLIASQNNISVAQLKSWNNLTSNYIYSGDRLVVTNPVIVQPPKEKEPPTPTPPQPQAKYHTVKSGEYLWLIASQNNISVAQLKSWNNLTSNYIYSGDRLLVTDPKQTAPANPEEGLTGNHGAVQDVLNQYKNSSIYVFYESLVEGDLRTASLNGDRSVYGASVPKIVLIAYTLEQVEKGNLSWQTPLTYTPAIYNYAESYSWGGSGTIQYENYQNKSYTLQEVVRRTIDNSDNLGSNMLLHYVGYRDKADFNRFTQEVYGAPSYSRNMTARQINQVMRYIYDHPQQYAMEAMDQTDYDNTKLDTVAANVFQKIGAWWPYYNHSTGIVDGTRPYIITILTDYWSDSAIGNLAKQIFNAVKG; from the coding sequence ATGAAAAAGAAAATGCATAAATCAAAAGGAAGGTGGGTTGTAGTTGCCGGTACACTTGCGTTTTTATACCTGCAAAGCCCACTAGCAGAAGCAGAAGAAACAATCGTAGACCAAGATGAAGCGAGTTTAATGATGACAGGTGAGGAAACGGTTTTTGAGTTGGTTGAAGAAATGATTGAAGATGTACTTGACGTGGCAGCAGATGATGAAGAAATTGCAGAAGTCGAGTCTGACGGAGATATAATTGTAGAAGAAGTTGAAATTGTTGTTGAAGAGGCAGCCGAAAGTATCCACGTAGAAGAAGTGCCAACAACGGTTTCTATGCAGACTCTGACGACCAAAAACTCAGCACAAATTCATACCGTTAAATCCGGAGAATATTTGTATTTGATTGGTCAGCGTTATGGGGTTGAAGTGCAGCAAATCAAAGATTGGAATCAATTGACATCCAATTATATCTATTCTGGGGATCGTTTGTACGTTAGTCAACCTGATAGCCATCCAAGTCAGCCACCTATCGCCATTGAGCCGCAGTATTATGTTGTAAAAACAGGGGATACTTTGTGGAGGATTGCGTCGCAAAATGCTATCACCGTCAGTCAAGTGAAGTCGTGGAATCAATTGAAGACAGATGTCATTTTTGCAGGCGACCGCTTTGTAGTATCCAACCCATGGGAAAATCCGACGGAACCTGAAGTACCAGCAGAACCTGCAGAACCGGAACTTCCTGAAGTTCCAGAGGTACCAGAGCCACCACAAGAACCAGAAAAACCCGAAGAACCAGAGCAGCCGACAGAACCCGAAGCACCCAAAGAAGAAACACCTCAACCACCCACTTATTACACCGTCAAGTCCGGTGACTATTTATGGAAGATTGCCACTCAATACGGAATTACCGTAGACCAGCTGAAAAGCTGGAACAATCTGACGAGCAATTATATTTATTCAGGGGATCGTTTGGTTGTTACAAATCCAGTTATCGTGCAACCGCCGAAAGAAAAAGAGCCGCCAACCCCAACTCCACCCCAACCTCAAGCTAAATACCACACCGTTAAATCCGGTGAATATTTATGGTTGATTGCATCGCAAAATAATATTAGTGTGGCGCAATTGAAAAGCTGGAACAATCTGACGAGTAATTATATTTATTCAGGGGATCGTTTGGTTGTTACAAATCCAGTTATCGTGCAACCGCCGAAAGAAAAAGAGCCGCCAACCCCAACTCCACCCCAACCTCAAGCTAAATACCACACCGTTAAATCCGGTGAATATTTATGGTTGATTGCATCGCAAAATAATATTAGTGTGGCGCAATTGAAAAGCTGGAACAATCTGACGAGTAATTATATTTATTCAGGGGATCGTTTGTTAGTGACGGATCCCAAACAGACGGCGCCAGCAAATCCAGAAGAGGGCTTAACTGGAAATCATGGAGCGGTTCAAGACGTATTGAACCAGTACAAAAACTCGTCAATCTATGTTTTTTATGAAAGTTTGGTCGAAGGAGATTTGCGTACGGCATCATTGAACGGAGATCGTTCAGTTTATGGGGCATCTGTACCGAAAATTGTCTTAATTGCTTATACATTGGAGCAAGTTGAGAAGGGCAATTTATCTTGGCAAACGCCGTTGACCTATACGCCAGCCATTTACAATTATGCTGAATCCTATTCATGGGGCGGTAGCGGGACCATTCAATACGAAAATTACCAAAATAAATCGTATACTTTACAAGAAGTAGTCCGCCGAACCATTGATAATTCCGACAATCTAGGCAGCAATATGTTGTTGCATTATGTGGGCTATCGCGACAAAGCCGATTTCAACCGCTTCACGCAAGAAGTCTACGGCGCCCCAAGCTACAGCCGGAATATGACCGCGCGCCAAATCAATCAAGTCATGCGCTACATTTACGACCACCCGCAACAATACGCCATGGAAGCCATGGACCAAACCGATTACGACAACACCAAACTGGACACCGTCGCAGCTAATGTCTTCCAAAAAATTGGCGCTTGGTGGCCGTATTACAATCACTCAACCGGCATCGTGGATGGCACTCGCCCCTACATCATCACCATTCTAACTGACTACTGGTCCGACTCCGCCATCGGCAACCTAGCCAAACAAATTTTCAACGCCGTCAAAGGCTAA
- a CDS encoding peptidase U32 family protein — MTKQLKRPELLAPAGTLEKLKTAIHYGADAVYIGGDAYGLRSRAGNFSFEDMAEGVAFAHARGAKVYVAANMVTHEHDQIGAGDFFRTIRDIGIDAIIVSDPALMEICAMDAPGLEMHLSTQQSAVNYETLNFWQEAGLTRCVLGREVSMQEMMDIRDNTSVEIEAFIHGAMCISYSGRCTLSNHMADRDANRGGCSQSCRWKYGLFDILPGGERDMLDEDEDGMKLEPFSMSAVDLSMIEHIPDIINSGIDSLKIEGRMKSIHYVSTVVNVYRKAIDSYLEDPVGYVLEQDWVDELWKAAQRELATGFFYGTPTENEQLFGERRRIPQYRFIGQVLAYDDATGIATIQQRNRFVVGDEIEFYGPGMRHHLETIDEIWDEDGISVAAAPHAMQVITMKVSQPVKPHDMIRKSLTRTNRHRNPKEKTLNK, encoded by the coding sequence ATGACCAAGCAATTGAAACGTCCTGAGTTATTAGCACCAGCAGGCACCTTAGAAAAATTAAAAACCGCCATTCATTATGGCGCAGACGCCGTCTATATCGGTGGCGATGCCTACGGCTTACGTAGCCGTGCCGGCAACTTTTCATTTGAAGATATGGCCGAAGGCGTCGCTTTCGCCCATGCCCGGGGAGCCAAAGTGTATGTGGCTGCCAATATGGTCACGCATGAACATGACCAAATTGGCGCAGGCGACTTTTTCCGCACCATTCGCGACATCGGCATTGATGCGATTATTGTGTCCGACCCTGCCTTAATGGAAATTTGCGCCATGGATGCCCCAGGTTTGGAAATGCATTTGTCCACACAACAATCCGCCGTCAATTATGAAACCTTGAATTTCTGGCAAGAAGCCGGCTTGACTCGCTGCGTTTTAGGACGTGAAGTGTCCATGCAAGAAATGATGGACATTCGTGATAACACCAGCGTTGAAATCGAAGCCTTTATTCATGGCGCCATGTGCATTTCATACTCCGGCCGCTGTACCTTGTCCAACCACATGGCTGACCGCGACGCCAACCGCGGCGGTTGTTCACAATCCTGCCGTTGGAAGTACGGCTTGTTTGATATCTTGCCTGGTGGCGAACGAGATATGCTAGATGAGGACGAAGATGGCATGAAGCTGGAGCCTTTTTCCATGAGTGCCGTGGACTTATCCATGATTGAACATATTCCTGATATTATTAACAGTGGGATCGACTCATTGAAAATTGAAGGGCGGATGAAGTCCATCCACTACGTTTCAACCGTCGTGAATGTTTACCGCAAAGCCATCGACAGCTATTTGGAAGATCCTGTAGGCTACGTTCTAGAACAAGACTGGGTCGATGAATTATGGAAGGCCGCTCAGCGCGAACTAGCGACCGGCTTCTTCTATGGCACACCAACCGAAAATGAACAACTATTCGGTGAGCGCCGCCGCATTCCACAATACCGTTTCATCGGCCAGGTCTTAGCATATGATGACGCTACTGGCATCGCCACCATCCAACAACGCAACCGCTTTGTTGTCGGCGATGAAATCGAGTTTTACGGTCCCGGCATGCGCCATCATTTGGAAACCATTGATGAAATTTGGGACGAGGACGGCATTTCCGTTGCAGCCGCCCCTCACGCCATGCAAGTCATCACTATGAAGGTTTCGCAGCCCGTGAAACCCCACGACATGATTCGCAAATCCTTGACCCGCACCAATCGCCACCGCAACCCTAAAGAAAAAACCTTAAATAAATAA
- a CDS encoding DDE-type integrase/transposase/recombinase translates to MPDSIITYLFHIINLLCEIILDLSTQLDNSLAHSKSPDLTPPDHLDYQRLTVDDLPIIKSMDKKDYRLLLQAYEALHGKPCKPIKRHGSKTQVDEHITCPCCQAPSIYLYINNGGKGQYSCKICQERFNQKSRFSKEIALECPHCQGNLDLIKHREGFVIYKCRHQACPYYQDRLKKMTPEEKERFKQFPYEFKMHYIFRDFALNLSDLEDSPNIPTVVQLSNIHCSPRALGLILTYCVNYGLSAEKTAALMFDVHELKISGQTIRNYRRSVGALVQPFTTNFPYQLSDQFCGDETYIRVQGKWHYVFFFFDAVNKIILSNRVSPQRNAQTAIRAIWDVLKRFDKIPEKLELIVDGNPIYKLAQAFFAQHDKPLDIIQVIGLTNDDPVSTEYRPLKQIIERLNRTFKGNYKPLGGFGSQSGSIAHVELFAAYFNFLRPHSALDKNSVPVQLPELQQCNNMPQKWIRLLNLAEDYLMAQQPIGF, encoded by the coding sequence GTGCCTGATTCAATTATAACCTATTTATTCCATATTATTAACCTTTTATGCGAAATTATTTTAGATTTATCCACTCAATTAGATAATAGCCTCGCTCACTCTAAATCCCCTGATTTGACGCCACCTGATCATTTAGATTATCAACGATTGACGGTCGATGATTTACCCATTATCAAATCCATGGATAAGAAAGATTATCGCTTATTACTTCAAGCGTATGAAGCGCTTCACGGAAAACCCTGTAAGCCGATTAAACGTCATGGTTCTAAAACTCAGGTAGATGAACACATCACCTGTCCTTGTTGTCAAGCGCCATCCATTTATTTGTATATCAATAATGGAGGAAAAGGTCAGTATAGCTGTAAAATCTGCCAAGAACGCTTTAATCAAAAGAGTCGATTCAGTAAAGAGATTGCTTTAGAATGCCCGCATTGCCAAGGTAACCTAGACTTAATCAAACACCGTGAGGGGTTTGTGATTTATAAATGTCGACATCAAGCCTGTCCTTATTATCAAGACCGTTTAAAAAAGATGACCCCGGAAGAAAAAGAACGCTTCAAACAATTTCCCTACGAGTTTAAGATGCACTATATATTTCGGGACTTTGCTTTAAACCTTTCGGATTTAGAGGACTCACCCAATATTCCAACGGTCGTTCAACTCAGTAACATTCACTGCTCGCCTAGAGCGCTTGGACTTATCCTTACTTATTGTGTCAACTATGGCCTATCGGCTGAGAAAACAGCCGCACTAATGTTTGATGTTCATGAGCTGAAAATATCGGGACAAACGATTCGTAACTACCGACGCTCTGTCGGTGCCCTTGTACAGCCTTTTACAACAAACTTTCCTTATCAATTATCTGATCAATTCTGTGGTGATGAGACTTATATTCGGGTGCAAGGTAAGTGGCATTATGTTTTCTTCTTTTTTGATGCCGTCAATAAAATTATCTTGTCCAATCGTGTCTCACCTCAACGCAACGCACAGACCGCCATTCGAGCTATTTGGGATGTTCTCAAACGCTTTGATAAGATACCTGAAAAACTCGAACTCATCGTTGATGGCAATCCCATTTATAAACTCGCTCAAGCTTTCTTTGCCCAACACGATAAACCCCTTGACATCATCCAAGTCATCGGACTTACGAACGACGATCCAGTGTCTACTGAATATCGGCCATTGAAACAAATTATCGAACGTTTGAATCGGACCTTTAAAGGCAATTATAAGCCATTAGGTGGCTTCGGCTCACAGAGTGGGTCGATTGCCCATGTGGAGCTGTTTGCGGCTTATTTTAATTTCTTAAGACCGCATTCTGCGTTAGATAAAAACAGCGTACCTGTTCAACTACCTGAACTACAACAATGTAACAATATGCCTCAAAAATGGATAAGACTGCTCAATTTAGCCGAAGACTATTTAATGGCACAACAACCGATAGGGTTTTAA